A DNA window from Patagioenas fasciata isolate bPatFas1 chromosome 1, bPatFas1.hap1, whole genome shotgun sequence contains the following coding sequences:
- the POPDC2 gene encoding popeye domain-containing protein 2 isoform X1, whose product MSTSSLTWDQAILQPTVCNAWKEIMEGAAYQLASCIILLGYMGGSGIFGSLYIFGLLAPGYFCYALWGWLSACGLDIFIWNMLLVLICLLQLAHLAYRLRRDTIPQEFDLLYKTMYLPLQVPLEVYKEIVKCCEERVQSLVRDQNYAVEGKTPIDRLSLLLSGRVRVSQDGQFLHYVFPYQFLDSPEWESLRPSEEGTFQVTLTAETDCSFITWPRKKLYLLLRKDRYVARLFSSHLGYDISEKLYSLNEKLFAKFGLRFDIRLPSLYHVLGPASSEGESEDCEEPSLTSGQDSASEPPPQPPPPPPSAPHPRASRPDSDLLGEDSTSLVLEDFAELPGSFMDYVSEGEYMK is encoded by the exons ATGAGCACAAGCAGCCTCACTTGGGACCAGGCTATTCTCCAGCCTACGGTGTGCAATGCCTGGAAGGAGATTATGGAAGGAGCAGCCTACCAGCTGGCCAGCTGCATCATCCTCCTGGGTTACATGGGGGGAAGTGGCATCTTTGGGTCCCTCTATATCTTTGGCCTCCTGGCCCCAGGCTACTTCTGCTATGCTCTGTGGGGCTGGCTGAGCGCCTGTGGGCTGGATATCTTCATCTGGAACATGCTGCTTGTCCTCATCTGCTTGCTTCAGTTGGCTCACCTGGCTTACCGGCTCCGCAGAGACACCATCCCGCAAGAGTTTGACCTCCTCTACAAGACCATGTACCTGCCCTTGCAGGTGCCCCTGGAAGTCTACAAAGAAATTGTGAAGTGCTGTGAAGAGCGAGTCCAGTCACTTGTCAGAGACCAGAATTATGCGGTGGAGGGCAAGACACCCATTGACCGCCTCTCATTGCTGCTGTCTGGCAG GGTCCGAGTAAGCCAGGACGGACAATTCCTTCACTACGTCTTTCCGTACCAGTTCCTGGACTCTCCAGAATGGGAGTCACTGCGACCCTCTGAGGAAGGAACTTTCCAG GTCACACTGACAGCCGAGACCGACTGCAGCTTCATCACCTGGCCGAGGAAGAAGCTGTATCTCCTCCTGAGGAAGGACCGCTATGTTGCCCGGCTCTTTTCCTCCCACCTGGGCTATGACATCTCGGAGAAGCTCTACTCTCTCAACGAGAAGCTCTTCGCCAAGTTCGGCCTTCGCTTTGACATCCGCTTGCCCAGCCTCTACCATGTCCTCGGGCCAGCCTCTTCTGAGGGGGAGTCGGAGGACTGCGAGGAGCCGTCACTTACCTCCGGCCAGGATAGTGCCTCTGAGCCCCCTCCACAGCCACCACCACCGCCACCATCGGCTCCACACCCCCGGGCATCCCGGCCTGACAGTGACCTGCTGGGTGAGGACTCCACCAGTCTTGTCTTGGAAGATTTTGCTGAGTTGCCGGGGTCTTTTATGGACTATGTGAGCGAAGGGGAGTATATGAAGTGA
- the POPDC2 gene encoding popeye domain-containing protein 2 isoform X2, which yields MSTSSLTWDQAILQPTVCNAWKEIMEGAAYQLASCIILLGYMGGSGIFGSLYIFGLLAPGYFCYALWGWLSACGLDIFIWNMLLVLICLLQLAHLAYRLRRDTIPQEFDLLYKTMYLPLQVPLEVYKEIVKCCEERVQSLVRDQNYAVEGKTPIDRLSLLLSGRVRVSQDGQFLHYVFPYQFLDSPEWESLRPSEEGTFQVTLTAETDCSFITWPRKKLYLLLRKDRYVARLFSSHLGYDISEKLYSLNEKLFAKFGLRFDIRLPSLYHVLGPASSEGESEDCEEPSLTSGQDSASEPPPQPPPPPPSAPHPRASRPDSDLLASGNHLQSSPHPLCKGRAPLAPTQTPEL from the exons ATGAGCACAAGCAGCCTCACTTGGGACCAGGCTATTCTCCAGCCTACGGTGTGCAATGCCTGGAAGGAGATTATGGAAGGAGCAGCCTACCAGCTGGCCAGCTGCATCATCCTCCTGGGTTACATGGGGGGAAGTGGCATCTTTGGGTCCCTCTATATCTTTGGCCTCCTGGCCCCAGGCTACTTCTGCTATGCTCTGTGGGGCTGGCTGAGCGCCTGTGGGCTGGATATCTTCATCTGGAACATGCTGCTTGTCCTCATCTGCTTGCTTCAGTTGGCTCACCTGGCTTACCGGCTCCGCAGAGACACCATCCCGCAAGAGTTTGACCTCCTCTACAAGACCATGTACCTGCCCTTGCAGGTGCCCCTGGAAGTCTACAAAGAAATTGTGAAGTGCTGTGAAGAGCGAGTCCAGTCACTTGTCAGAGACCAGAATTATGCGGTGGAGGGCAAGACACCCATTGACCGCCTCTCATTGCTGCTGTCTGGCAG GGTCCGAGTAAGCCAGGACGGACAATTCCTTCACTACGTCTTTCCGTACCAGTTCCTGGACTCTCCAGAATGGGAGTCACTGCGACCCTCTGAGGAAGGAACTTTCCAG GTCACACTGACAGCCGAGACCGACTGCAGCTTCATCACCTGGCCGAGGAAGAAGCTGTATCTCCTCCTGAGGAAGGACCGCTATGTTGCCCGGCTCTTTTCCTCCCACCTGGGCTATGACATCTCGGAGAAGCTCTACTCTCTCAACGAGAAGCTCTTCGCCAAGTTCGGCCTTCGCTTTGACATCCGCTTGCCCAGCCTCTACCATGTCCTCGGGCCAGCCTCTTCTGAGGGGGAGTCGGAGGACTGCGAGGAGCCGTCACTTACCTCCGGCCAGGATAGTGCCTCTGAGCCCCCTCCACAGCCACCACCACCGCCACCATCGGCTCCACACCCCCGGGCATCCCGGCCTGACAGTGACCTGCTGG CCTCTGGAAACCATCTTCAGAGTTCTCCCCACCCGCTCTGCAAAGGACGAGCCCCTCTGGCTCCCACTCAGACCCCCGAACTCTAG